Part of the Triticum urartu cultivar G1812 chromosome 2, Tu2.1, whole genome shotgun sequence genome, ACACAACTTTAGAATGCCAACATGAGGAAGAATTAATGGCAGACAACAGAAGCATGCATACCACCCCACAACTATTTACGCCATGGGCAATGGAGAAACAAGGTAGTGAGGTATTCACATATGAGGTAACTTCGCAAACTAAAATAAAACATGCTGTTGCTGGATACTTACTTTCATTAATCATTCCTTTTTAAAATAGATAAAAGTATcagcaaaaataaaaaaaataaaacaaggCCACTCCCTAGTGATAGATTTCAGCAATAATATGTACTATTTACATAAAAAATAAATTCAGAAACGACAAGCTACTGATTATATAGGGACTATCAAAAACAAATGAACATACCTACTCCTACTGATAAATTCAGTAAATCAGTAGTAAAAATCTTCTCCTGTTTTGATAGAAATTTTTTCAAAAACATGCTACTGATTTAGCAAAAAGAGCCTAACGCATTCATCTAGATTGTCACCCCCACTGATGTACAAAAAGGGTGTAAACAAATGAACTATACTATACACTATGTACAGAGGATGTCGATAAAACCTACTACCTACAAGCATAAAGAAGAAAAGGTGGTCTTGATAACCCTACTTCTAGTACAGTCCAAAAGAAATAGAACACTTCATCTCAGCTTATTGGGCTACTAAAAAACAAAATTAGTACTACTAGTTGTAAAACTAAACTTTACTGGATAGTTCAAAAAACATAGGGAAAAAAGCAAAAATCTGGATTAGATAAGTGAATCTAGCTATAACAAAAAAGAAACCAGCATCATACTCACATCTGCCACACCGACATTGCTGATCCACGCGCCTGAGCGAGAGACACTATTGTGCGTTTCAACACGAAAAAAAACCCTAAAAAAGTATAAAATATGGATGCAATTCTCTGCTTGAAACTACTAATCAGATATTTAATACAAACAAAAGAAAAGAACAGTACCTCATCTTGCGGGGGTAAGTATAGACATACAAAAATCCTATCTACTCTACTGGATACATGGGCACAGTAATAAAACTCCTACAGTGCAGCAGACATGCACTTAGCTTGGGCGAGGACCTCATGCTGCTGACTCACAACAAGCCTCTGGACTAAAATCCATTTTCAGACTAAGAAGCTAACAAAAAAAGTGAAATCAAAAAGACTAAAAAGTGAGGTCCCTTTGAGACACTACAAAAAAGGCCTAGCAGCCGCTCACTCTGGCCGGCCCCTTTgagacactacaaaaaatacaacTTGATCTTGACCGTACAAACTACCACATCCAAATCAATCCTCCAATCTTTTGAATACTTGAACAAATAAGGATACAAAAAAAATGCATATAAATCCTGGAGTCCATTATAGACTTGAATCTACTATTCTACACTTGATCCACAAACAAAACTACCCCCAATCCCCTACAGATCACGGTGAAGCATCAAACAagaaacaagacaacaaaatgaTGGAGAAGAAAAACTAGGGGGGAACTCACTCCAACTGCAGCGCCAGCCATCCCCCCTCTCTCGTCCTTTGGTTCGTTGAAGAGAACCTTGGAGCTCGCCCTCTCAAAGGGCCATAGGCCGATCTTTTATTAGAAAGAACAAGAAGAGTACAGCGAGCTAGGCAGTCTAGGCGATCTAGAACTGTCAGCCATCAGAGTTTAACTCTGAATAAACACTGAAGAAATAAAGGCGAAGCTTGGCCACCAGAGGCAAGCACAACAcagcaaagaagaagaaaaacaagtCAGCAGAAATCGCCAACACAGCCAGCAGTCCTCCATGTTGCAATATCCTCTCTGATTAGTTCGAGCACCCTGTCTACGCTGCTAGCCACTTGCTCAAAGATTCGAGCATTCCGTTCTTTCCAAATCCTCTCTTCTCCCCATCCGTATTTCTTCTGATTTGAGATTGGGGAATGGAGAGAGAGAATGTGGAATGAGCTCTGTCTCCCCGTTCCCCTCTTCTTAATCATCACGGGGGTGGCCGCTTCCCCTTCCTTTCTTTAATGCGGTTCAAAAAACAAAATgcaaaaaacaaacaaacaaaaagcCCGCACGGAAACACAGCCCAGCCCACAAAACGCTCGTGCGGGATCGCGGTTCGACAGAAAAAAAAACAAACGGGCCGGTCCACATCTTAGACAGGCCGAAATGAGGGACAATCCGTCCCAGCGCGAATCTACACGCTGCACAAGATCAGACGGCTGAGCAGTCGACTGAGACTTCGCGAAGTCTGCGTCGACTGATATTTAGTAGCGCCGTCCATATTACCTTGATCTGCATGTACGCGAACGCCTCACCAACGCAGGCGTGCCGCCCGCCACCGAACGCCGTGTACGAGAACGCTCCGCCGGCCTCATCCTCCCCTCTGCCCGGGCCGAACCGGTCCGGCTCGTACCTCTCCGGGTCCATGTACACGTATAAGAGACGGTTGTGGAGCACCAGCGGGCTCGCGACGGTACGCCCCTCCGGGACCTCGTACTCATCGCCCTCCCTGGTCCGCACGGTGAAGCTCCGGCGCGCGTGGCGCAGCAGCATCATCGCCGGCGGGTGGAGCCGCAGAACCTCCTTGACGCAGCGGTGGAGGGTGTCCATCTCCTGCAGGACCTCGTAGTCCACGCGGTCCCCGTGCCGCGCCACGACCCGCTCCTGCTCCCGGACGGCGGCGCGCAGGTGCTCGGAGTTGGCGCGCGCGAGGAGGCGCGCTCCGGTCCACGTGCTCGTGCTGGAGCTCGTGTGCTGCCCCGCGAACAGCGCCGAGACCACCAGCATCCCGACGACCTCCGTCTCGGTCGTGGCGCGGCCGTCTTTGTACCTGGAATCAATCAGGCACTGCAGCATGTCGTCGGGGCCGCAGTCAGGGTAGCTTGCTTTGCGAGAGCTGACGACGCCGGAGAATATCTCGCCGAGCCTAGCGCGCGCCCTGTCGCGTCTGCGGTGCGCCGGGATGGGCAGGTGCGGGAACAGGATGGTGACGAGGCGCATGCCGTCGTTGAGCTCACGGAGGTGCGTTGCGACCTCGCCGAGCATCTTGGCCCGGACCTCCTCCCCGAACAAGCACCGGCTGGCTACGAGCGTGACGAGGTGCTCTAGCTCCTGCTTCAAGTCAACCGTGCCGGACTGTCCCCACCTCGCAAAGTACTCCTGCATGTGTAACATACACAAGTACACATCAGATCACAATTTCTAGTATGTAGTACATGTATAAATGTTTGCAATAGTTAACAAGAAAATCAAGGCTACTAAACATGTCATCTTATTTCTTACCTCGACTTCGCGCACCATCAGTCCGGCGTATGTCCTGAGCTTGGCCGGCTTCATGGCGTCACCAAAGAAGCGGAACTGCTCGCGGCGAGTAGCGAAGTCCACGTCGAAGGCGACGCCGGGGCCGAAAGTCGGAATGGTGAACTGGGAGACCTCGTCTTGGCTAATCTCCAAGTCTAGCCCTTGGTAGAAATGGCTCGACACGTCTGGCCCAACCAGAAAGGTCACCTTGCGATGCAACAGTCTCACCGTGAACACGCTCCCCATCTCCGTGTGGGCGTCGCGGATCACTTGCAGCGGGCCCTTGGCGAGAAGCACCGGGAGAATCCCAAGAAGGGGAGCCCCTGCGGCCATGGGCGGTGGAGAAGGCGATAGCTTCGTTGTTTCGGACAACATCGGTCGTCGTCGGGCTATCATTGTCGACACAATTGCAAGGAAAATAGGAACACACACTACCCAGAAGACTGTTGCCAATTCCATGTTTGCAATCCAGATGCTATCGTAACCAATACTGTAAAAACACCGGCAAAGAAAAAATCCATAAGAATCAGCTATGCCAAATAGTGGCATCCTTCTCAAACAGCTAGTATAACGCGGGTATAGCGGGGCTATAACCCTCTGTTTTGTAACTTTACCAAATAATTATATATAAATACCATTTAGCATCACCCTGCTCAATTCTCTATAGCATGGCTACATCACGGTTATTTAAAACTTTTGGTAAAAACATGGTAAGATGATTCAGTACTTGTCCCATCACTAATTAAATTGGTTTTGAAACATCCATACGGCAACACTTTTCTGTTTGCTGCCGTGCTAAAATGAATATCCATATCGCGGACATAAAAAGTTTCCATTATATTATAGAGATGCAAGTTTTTAGCGTACTTTCTTAGAGTTTTTCGGGTGATATTCATCCGTTTGTTACTAGCACTCGTGGTCCCATGTTTTCTCTATACCTACCAGGAGTATTGCCAGAAACATTATTCAATTTTCCCAATGGCCTCATGCCTCCATTAATCAATAAAGTAAATTGCCCTAGTGCCCTTTTATGCCTCCAGGAAAAACAATAATAAACTCAAACTGTATCTTACCGACAGCTGAACTAAAACTAACGTCAATTTTTGTCAGTTTAAGAGCTACTCACCGCATAGTTTTTTTAGCCTCACGTGTTTTTCGTCCCCACAGAACAATAATCCCCTCATAGCCCAAGTTTAGCACGTTTATCCTCCCCACACCGCAATACATTTCCTTGTCAGTTTCTCGCCTGGCTGTCTCAATCTCATCCTCTAGGACATCTTTTCCATATAAACCACCATGCCCTATTTGAAGGCACTTAATTAAAAATGGTAATGTCACGACAACCATTAATTGTTGAGCTGTTTGTTTTTGAGATAGCTAACCGCTTATTTCAAACGGTACAATCACCATTAATTGTTGCATGATAGAGAAACACGATGATGAAAACTTTTTAGCGCATTAATTATCGAGTCCTATTTTTAGAAAGCTACCATGGAAATCAATGCACTCAAACCATCTTTTTTTAAAGAGCGCATCTTAGCGAAAATACAACCCTTTAACAGTCGCGCAAGGAACGCTCTCTCGCGACGTCCACATCATCACAGGGGTACTGTGCCTGGCAGCCAATCGCGACAGAGATTCGCGCTGGCCAGTGGGCGCTTTGTACGGCGAGACAAAAACAAAAGAAATGAATCGCCCAGCCCTAGCCTAGCGAGTCCTCCacttctccccctctctcgtccGCCGCCATCACCGGCGCTCTTCCCCACagcctgcgccccccctcccaTCACCTTCTCCCCTCCACGGGAAACCTGCACGGAGGCGGCAGCCTGGACGACACGGCGCTCCCGCCGTCTAGATcgaacttgtgacgccctcgattcaatcgtacactaatcatacacgcaaatgtgtacgatcaagatcaaggactcacgggaagatatcacaacacaactctagacacaaattaaaataatacaagctttatattacaagacaggggtctcgagggctcgaatacataagcttgaatacacaagagtcagcggaaacaacattatctgagtacagacatgagttaaacaagttttccttaagaaggctagcacaaagcaacatcaatcaaaaaggcaaggcctcctgcctgggagcctcctaactactccaagtcgtcagcggtcatcacgtagtagtaggcaccctcggcgtagcagtagtcatcagtgatgtcgtctggctcctgggatccgtcatctggtcgcaacaatcgggcatgggggaaaagaggtagcaaagcagccgtgagtactcatccaaagtactcgcaagacttacatcagatctaaactaagtatgcatctgaatcaaaggaatgggttgtatctgtggactaaactgcaaaatgccagaagggaaggggaaagcctagcctatcaaagactagcatcttctggaaaccaccatcttgcagcaacaggagggagtagagtagcataaagtaaagtagcagtaatgttatcaacctcggccagagatccttcctcgactccctgcgagaaagcaatcccagagccatactatctagttatcatctcatatccaagtctcatctcaagtatccagttctagttgtatcggggatacaactccaagtgtccgttaccgtaggacatgctatcgatagatgttttcttccctgcaggggtgcaccaacttacccaccacgctcgattaactccggccggacacactttcctaggtcatgcccggcctcgcccaaacaatacgccgcaacccgacctaggcttaatagagaggccagcacgccggactaaacctatgcccccaggggtcatgggccatctccccgggaactcctgcacgttgcgtacgcggccggtgagcagacctacctacctccttcaacaaggtaggtgctttccagtccaacccggcgcgggccgctcagtcgctgacgtctaataagcttctgctgatgcatacgacgcagaacgcccatactatgcccacgtgatggttagtactatcaggccagaggcccttcagatcaaatatccaaatcgcagtggattaggagcacgcggtaacgagcagagactcacgatcgatgtgaccccgtcgccccgtctcgagtacttgcggcaagggctaagaatgcccagccacgcctcgtaagtatctcgcgggcaccttccaggtcaacccgactccacatcactcgctattcagctcgcgcgggtacccctcagggccgacccatctttagtaacatggctcagtgcaaagtcatagtaaccatagtaactgtgtgtctaacaccaaggggaaaacccgaggaatcacccccgatgaatcccactcgatgttatcatcaaggtgaacgtaagaggatccaccctcgaggttcacacttgaggggttgcacgacagagcggtaacggaagtggttaaggaggaaatcaccctcga contains:
- the LOC125541352 gene encoding obtusifoliol 14-alpha demethylase-like, whose translation is MELATVFWVVCVPIFLAIVSTMIARRRPMLSETTKLSPSPPPMAAGAPLLGILPVLLAKGPLQVIRDAHTEMGSVFTVRLLHRKVTFLVGPDVSSHFYQGLDLEISQDEVSQFTIPTFGPGVAFDVDFATRREQFRFFGDAMKPAKLRTYAGLMVREVEEYFARWGQSGTVDLKQELEHLVTLVASRCLFGEEVRAKMLGEVATHLRELNDGMRLVTILFPHLPIPAHRRRDRARARLGEIFSGVVSSRKASYPDCGPDDMLQCLIDSRYKDGRATTETEVVGMLVVSALFAGQHTSSSTSTWTGARLLARANSEHLRAAVREQERVVARHGDRVDYEVLQEMDTLHRCVKEVLRLHPPAMMLLRHARRSFTVRTREGDEYEVPEGRTVASPLVLHNRLLYVYMDPERYEPDRFGPGRGEDEAGGAFSYTAFGGGRHACVGEAFAYMQIKVIWTALLNISRRRLREVSVDCSAV